From one Actinopolyspora saharensis genomic stretch:
- a CDS encoding enolase C-terminal domain-like protein: protein MCARPSWSPVVVTRSAANAIPVEELDATAYEIPTDLPESDGTLSWDSTTLVLVRARAGGRSGIGYTCAGPSAATVVRGELSEVVRGGDALTPPASWQAMQRAVRNLGKPGVVAEAISAVDIALWDLHARLLDLPLSVALGAIRAATPIYGSGGFTSYDDETLAEQLAGWVREGIPRVKMKVGREPRDDPRRLEVARSAIGEQPQLFVDANGAYGRTEAAGRAAEFAEFGVSWLEEPVTSDDLEGLHLLRDRAPVGMDIAAGEYGYHLPCFHRMLAAEAVDCLQADVTRCLGISGPLRTAALCDARGVELSLHCAPQVSAQVGTAVWHLRHLEHFHDHVRIERIAFDGALVPEPGGLLRPDRSRQGLGLEVRHADLERFRVP, encoded by the coding sequence ATGTGCGCGCGGCCGTCGTGGTCCCCCGTGGTCGTGACGAGGTCGGCTGCGAACGCGATCCCGGTGGAGGAACTCGACGCCACGGCCTACGAGATCCCCACGGACCTGCCCGAGTCCGACGGCACGCTCAGCTGGGACTCGACGACGCTGGTGCTGGTCCGGGCGCGTGCCGGTGGTCGGTCCGGTATCGGCTACACCTGCGCGGGGCCGTCGGCGGCCACGGTGGTGCGCGGCGAGCTCTCCGAAGTGGTCCGGGGCGGGGACGCCCTGACTCCGCCCGCGTCGTGGCAGGCGATGCAGCGGGCCGTGCGCAACCTCGGCAAACCGGGCGTGGTGGCGGAGGCGATCTCTGCCGTGGACATCGCGCTGTGGGACCTGCACGCGCGGCTGCTCGACCTGCCGCTGTCGGTGGCCCTCGGCGCCATCCGCGCGGCCACGCCGATCTACGGCAGCGGCGGTTTCACCTCCTACGACGACGAGACCCTCGCCGAACAGCTCGCCGGGTGGGTGCGGGAGGGGATACCCCGGGTCAAGATGAAGGTCGGCCGCGAGCCGCGCGACGACCCGCGCAGGCTGGAGGTGGCCCGCTCGGCCATCGGCGAGCAACCGCAGCTGTTCGTGGACGCCAACGGGGCCTACGGCCGCACGGAGGCGGCCGGCCGGGCGGCTGAGTTCGCCGAGTTCGGGGTGAGCTGGTTGGAGGAACCGGTCACTTCGGACGACCTGGAAGGACTGCACCTGCTCCGGGATCGGGCTCCGGTGGGGATGGACATCGCCGCGGGCGAGTACGGCTACCACCTGCCCTGCTTCCACCGGATGCTCGCCGCCGAGGCCGTCGACTGCCTGCAGGCCGACGTCACCAGGTGCCTTGGGATCTCCGGGCCGCTGCGGACGGCCGCGCTGTGCGACGCGCGGGGCGTGGAGCTGTCACTGCACTGCGCGCCCCAGGTCAGCGCCCAGGTGGGGACTGCCGTGTGGCACCTGCGGCACCTCGAGCACTTCCACGACCACGTGCGCATCGAGCGGATCGCCTTCGACGGTGCGCTCGTCCCCGAACCCGGAGGACTGCTGCGGCCGGACAGGTCCAGGCAGGGACTGGGGCTGGAGGTCAGGCACGCCGATCTCGAGAGGTTCCGCGTTCCCTGA
- a CDS encoding zinc-dependent alcohol dehydrogenase family protein, with amino-acid sequence MRAAVIHGAGDVRVEQVPDPVLSEPTDAIVRVSLTCICGSDLWPYRSMGEDQPSSRIGHEFVGVVEEAGSEVSGLRAGDLVVSPFTWSDGECTHCREQLFTSCVNGGLWGSAGSDGAQGEAVRVPHAEGTLVRLPVEHDAASLPALLTLADVLPTGHHAAVSAGVTPGGTATVVGDGAVGLCGVMAARRLGAEQIIVMGRHTDRTNLALELGATHVVPERGDEAVEHVRELTKGEGTRSVLECVGTGDSLRTSLRLARDGGRVGYVGVPQDGEGVDVRELFGRNVGIAGGVCPARAYIPELLPDVLYGKIDPARVFDRETDLDGVPAGYEAMVQRESLKVLVRP; translated from the coding sequence ATGCGTGCCGCTGTTATTCACGGTGCCGGAGACGTGCGGGTCGAACAGGTCCCCGACCCGGTGTTGTCCGAACCGACCGACGCGATCGTGCGGGTCAGCCTGACCTGCATCTGCGGCAGCGATCTTTGGCCCTACCGCAGCATGGGCGAGGACCAGCCGAGCAGTCGGATCGGCCACGAGTTCGTGGGAGTGGTCGAGGAGGCCGGCTCCGAGGTGAGCGGGTTGCGTGCGGGCGACCTGGTGGTCTCCCCGTTCACGTGGTCCGACGGGGAGTGCACCCACTGCAGGGAACAGCTGTTCACCTCCTGCGTGAACGGAGGGCTGTGGGGCTCCGCCGGTTCGGACGGTGCTCAGGGCGAGGCCGTCCGGGTCCCCCACGCGGAGGGAACCCTGGTCCGACTGCCGGTGGAGCACGACGCCGCGTCCCTTCCCGCGCTGCTGACCCTGGCAGACGTGCTGCCGACCGGACACCACGCCGCTGTGTCGGCCGGGGTGACCCCGGGAGGCACCGCCACCGTCGTCGGTGACGGCGCGGTCGGGCTGTGCGGGGTGATGGCGGCCCGCAGGCTCGGTGCCGAGCAGATCATCGTCATGGGCAGGCACACCGACCGCACGAACCTCGCCCTCGAGCTCGGCGCCACCCACGTGGTTCCCGAGCGCGGGGACGAGGCAGTCGAGCACGTGCGGGAGCTGACGAAGGGCGAGGGCACCCGCTCGGTCCTGGAGTGCGTGGGCACCGGTGACTCGCTGCGCACCTCGCTGCGGCTGGCACGCGACGGTGGCCGGGTCGGCTACGTCGGCGTCCCCCAGGACGGCGAGGGCGTGGACGTGCGCGAGCTGTTCGGACGCAACGTGGGGATCGCCGGCGGGGTCTGCCCCGCGCGGGCCTACATCCCCGAGCTGCTGCCCGACGTGCTTTACGGAAAGATCGACCCCGCGCGCGTGTTCGACCGGGAGACCGACCTCGACGGGGTCCCCGCCGGATACGAGGCCATGGTCCAGCGGGAGTCGTTGAAGGTGCTCGTCCGTCCCTGA
- a CDS encoding manganese catalase family protein, whose translation MFRHTQRLQFEAKPDQPDPLYAKKLQELVGGAWGEMTVAMQYMFQGWNCRAPGKYKDMILDIGTEELGHVEMLATMIARLLEGAPSETTAGMVDNDPVLGAIVGGMDPQQAIVGGGGALPVDSDGTPWNGKYIVASGNLLADFRVNVAAESQGRLQTARLYRMTDDPGVKEMLKFNLARDTMHQLQWLSAIEQLQEDGLEGTIAPNALLDEENQQHNSTLWGLSDGTTADQGKWASGTAPDGQHEFSYLDQPDPLGDLASAPPPDPYLYATSETTAPNTEDRGIVGKVKDKLS comes from the coding sequence ATGTTCCGCCACACCCAGCGCTTGCAGTTCGAGGCGAAACCCGATCAGCCCGATCCGCTCTACGCGAAGAAACTTCAGGAACTCGTCGGGGGCGCCTGGGGTGAGATGACCGTTGCCATGCAGTACATGTTCCAGGGGTGGAACTGCCGAGCTCCGGGAAAGTACAAGGACATGATCCTCGACATCGGAACCGAGGAACTCGGCCACGTGGAAATGCTCGCTACGATGATCGCCCGGCTCCTGGAAGGAGCCCCCTCCGAGACCACAGCCGGAATGGTCGACAACGACCCGGTGCTGGGCGCGATCGTGGGCGGCATGGACCCGCAGCAGGCCATCGTCGGTGGCGGCGGGGCGCTGCCCGTGGACAGCGACGGCACTCCGTGGAACGGCAAGTACATCGTCGCCAGCGGTAACCTGCTGGCGGATTTCCGGGTCAACGTCGCCGCCGAGTCCCAGGGACGTCTGCAGACCGCACGGCTCTACCGCATGACCGACGACCCCGGCGTCAAGGAAATGCTCAAGTTCAACCTGGCGCGGGACACCATGCACCAGTTGCAGTGGCTGTCCGCCATCGAGCAGCTCCAGGAGGACGGCCTGGAAGGCACGATCGCCCCGAACGCGCTGCTGGACGAGGAGAACCAGCAGCACAACTCCACGCTCTGGGGGCTCTCGGACGGCACGACCGCGGACCAGGGCAAGTGGGCATCGGGCACCGCTCCCGACGGGCAGCACGAATTCAGCTACCTCGACCAGCCGGATCCCCTCGGTGATCTGGCCTCGGCGCCACCGCCCGACCCCTACCTGTACGCGACCAGTGAGACCACGGCCCCCAACACCGAGGACCGGGGAATCGTGGGCAAGGTCAAGGACAAACTGAGCTGA
- a CDS encoding thiamine pyrophosphate-requiring protein, with amino-acid sequence MPQTADFILDRLRQWGVHRIFGYPGDGINSLLGALDRADGDPELIQPRHEEMGAFMATAHAKFTGELGCCMATSGGGTIHLLNGLYDAKLDHQPVVAVVGQQKRISLGSAYQQEIDPNTLYKDVSEYVQTCMHPAQARQLIDRACKVALANRTVATVIVPEDVAMEEQQTSPPRVHGGVYTTAGYAASRTIPAQEELRKAADVLNEGQRVAVLVGQGAAKAADEVVEVAEKLGAGVAKTSLGREVLPDDLPYVTGPIGLLGSTASHEMMMNADTLLFVGTSFPYAEWLPPEGQCKGVEIDLDGRMMGVRYPMDAQLIGDSRETLRELSPMLERKQDRSWRERIETEVDEWWRVLDDRAHDSADPLNPELVVHELSQRLPDNSVITTDAGSVANWWARHLKLRRGMSASLSGNLATMGPGTPYAISAKFAYPDRPCIALVGDGAFQMNGMLELITIKRYLDRMNRSPLIFCVFNNGDLNQVTWEQRAMGGERKFPGSQDIPDVPYAEWARLLGFTGIRCDSPDEIGSAWDRALRAEGPVVLEAVVDSEVPPVPPHIKSMQAQKVAQALREGDPQTWGIVAKGAKQKMHEFTESVKSSVRNRER; translated from the coding sequence ATGCCACAGACGGCCGACTTCATACTGGACCGACTCCGCCAGTGGGGCGTCCACCGGATCTTCGGCTACCCGGGGGACGGGATCAACTCCCTGCTGGGCGCGCTGGACCGCGCCGACGGCGATCCTGAGCTGATCCAGCCCAGGCACGAGGAGATGGGCGCCTTCATGGCCACGGCCCACGCCAAGTTCACCGGGGAGCTCGGCTGCTGCATGGCCACGTCGGGCGGTGGAACGATCCACCTGCTCAACGGCCTCTACGACGCCAAGCTCGACCACCAGCCGGTGGTCGCCGTCGTCGGCCAGCAGAAGCGGATCTCGCTCGGCAGCGCCTACCAGCAGGAGATCGACCCGAACACGCTGTACAAGGACGTCTCGGAGTACGTGCAGACCTGCATGCACCCGGCGCAGGCCCGCCAGCTGATCGACAGGGCGTGCAAGGTCGCGCTGGCCAACAGGACGGTCGCCACGGTCATCGTTCCCGAGGACGTGGCGATGGAGGAGCAGCAGACCTCGCCGCCGCGCGTGCACGGCGGCGTCTACACCACGGCAGGCTACGCCGCCTCGCGGACGATCCCGGCCCAGGAGGAGCTGCGCAAGGCCGCCGACGTCCTCAACGAGGGGCAGCGGGTGGCCGTGCTGGTCGGCCAGGGGGCCGCCAAGGCCGCCGACGAGGTCGTCGAGGTGGCCGAGAAGCTGGGCGCGGGCGTGGCCAAGACCTCGCTGGGCCGGGAGGTGCTGCCGGACGACCTGCCCTACGTCACCGGGCCGATCGGCCTGCTCGGCTCCACCGCCAGCCACGAGATGATGATGAACGCCGACACGCTGCTGTTCGTCGGCACCAGCTTCCCCTACGCGGAGTGGTTGCCGCCCGAGGGGCAGTGCAAGGGCGTGGAGATCGACCTCGACGGGCGGATGATGGGCGTCCGCTACCCGATGGACGCCCAGCTCATCGGGGACTCGCGGGAAACGCTGCGCGAGCTCTCCCCGATGCTCGAGCGCAAGCAGGACCGCTCGTGGCGGGAGAGGATCGAGACCGAGGTCGACGAGTGGTGGCGGGTGCTCGACGACCGCGCGCACGACTCGGCCGATCCGCTCAACCCCGAGCTGGTGGTTCACGAACTGTCCCAACGGCTCCCGGACAACAGCGTGATCACCACCGACGCCGGTTCGGTGGCCAACTGGTGGGCGCGGCACCTCAAGCTGCGCAGGGGGATGTCGGCCTCCCTTTCCGGCAACCTCGCCACGATGGGACCGGGAACGCCCTACGCGATCAGCGCCAAGTTCGCCTATCCGGACCGCCCGTGCATAGCGCTGGTCGGTGACGGCGCGTTCCAGATGAACGGCATGCTGGAACTGATCACCATCAAGCGCTACCTGGACCGGATGAACCGTTCCCCGCTGATCTTCTGCGTGTTCAACAACGGCGACCTCAACCAGGTCACCTGGGAGCAGCGGGCCATGGGCGGTGAGCGGAAGTTCCCCGGCTCGCAGGACATCCCCGACGTGCCCTACGCCGAGTGGGCGAGGTTGCTCGGGTTCACCGGGATCCGCTGCGACAGTCCGGACGAGATCGGCTCGGCCTGGGACCGCGCTCTGCGGGCCGAGGGACCGGTCGTGCTGGAGGCCGTGGTCGACAGCGAGGTCCCCCCGGTTCCGCCGCACATCAAGAGCATGCAGGCCCAGAAGGTGGCCCAGGCGCTGCGCGAAGGCGATCCCCAGACCTGGGGGATCGTCGCCAAGGGCGCCAAGCAGAAGATGCACGAGTTCACCGAGTCAGTCAAAAGCTCGGTGCGGAACAGGGAACGCTGA
- a CDS encoding NHL domain-containing thioredoxin family protein — protein sequence MSTEQHTPRRARVRAPEPTGRAWLNTGGEQLRLADLRGKIVLLDFWAFCCINCLHVLDELRPLEREFAEELVTIGVHSPKFEHEADADALAAAVERYEVGHPVLDDPELATWRDYAVKAWPTLVLVDPEGYVVHEAAGEGHAEALRRIITDLVAEHDARGTLHRGSGPRVVEEKPDTTLRYPSKVLGLEGGTMLVADSARHSLVEFAADGETPLRRIGNGSRGAADGDPDAASFREPGGMTLLPEHVAAKVGYDVVVADTVNHLLRGVRLADGAVSTVAGTGRQWRDEEHTGPALSTALTSPWDVAWWERAGGVVIAMAGNHTLGLFDPLEGAVSRFGGTTVEGLRDGPLDEAFFAQTSGLAVDRGEPESEGDDRLWLVDSETSALRWVRPTSDGFEVRTAVGKGLFDFGHADGPAPEALLQHPLGVAVLPDGTVAICDTYNGAIRRYEPDSDAVSTLATEVAEPSGAITAEGELVVVAGAAHRLERPVPPGVTARLVEGASQRVARPATEIGPGEVELVVVFDPPPGQKLDERYGPSTRLEVSSSPEGMLVSGAGSGTGLSRRLVLGDGFEHGVLHVVAQAASCDDDSGVEHPACRLTRQDWGVPVRVTPDGADRLPLVMGGLDAQ from the coding sequence ATGAGCACCGAGCAGCACACTCCCCGACGCGCCCGCGTCCGCGCTCCCGAGCCGACCGGGCGGGCATGGTTGAACACGGGCGGCGAGCAGCTGCGGCTGGCCGACCTGCGCGGAAAGATCGTGTTGCTGGACTTCTGGGCGTTCTGCTGCATCAACTGCCTGCACGTGCTCGACGAGCTGCGTCCGCTGGAACGCGAGTTCGCCGAGGAGCTGGTCACCATCGGGGTGCACTCGCCCAAGTTCGAGCACGAGGCCGACGCCGACGCGCTGGCCGCGGCCGTCGAACGCTACGAGGTGGGTCACCCGGTGCTCGACGACCCCGAGCTGGCCACGTGGCGCGACTACGCGGTGAAGGCGTGGCCGACGCTGGTGCTGGTCGACCCCGAGGGCTACGTGGTGCACGAAGCCGCGGGGGAGGGGCACGCCGAGGCGCTGCGCAGGATCATCACGGACCTGGTGGCCGAGCACGACGCGCGCGGCACCCTGCACCGGGGCAGCGGTCCGCGCGTCGTGGAGGAGAAACCGGACACCACGCTGCGCTACCCGAGCAAGGTGCTCGGCCTGGAAGGCGGCACGATGCTGGTCGCCGACTCGGCACGCCACTCGCTGGTCGAGTTCGCCGCCGACGGCGAGACCCCGCTGCGCCGCATCGGGAACGGCTCGCGCGGAGCCGCGGACGGCGATCCGGACGCGGCCTCCTTCCGCGAACCCGGTGGGATGACGCTGCTCCCGGAGCACGTCGCGGCCAAGGTGGGCTACGACGTGGTCGTCGCCGACACGGTGAACCACCTGCTGCGCGGTGTCCGGCTGGCCGACGGCGCGGTCAGCACCGTGGCGGGCACGGGACGGCAGTGGCGTGACGAAGAGCACACCGGACCCGCGCTGAGCACCGCGCTGACCAGCCCGTGGGACGTGGCCTGGTGGGAACGCGCCGGGGGCGTGGTGATCGCGATGGCGGGCAACCACACCCTGGGGCTCTTCGACCCGCTCGAGGGCGCCGTCTCCCGCTTCGGCGGGACCACGGTGGAAGGGCTGCGCGACGGCCCCCTCGACGAGGCCTTCTTCGCCCAGACCTCCGGGCTCGCCGTCGATCGGGGCGAGCCGGAGTCGGAGGGCGACGACAGGCTCTGGCTCGTCGACTCCGAGACCTCCGCGTTGCGGTGGGTGCGGCCCACCTCGGACGGCTTCGAGGTGCGCACCGCCGTCGGCAAGGGGCTGTTCGACTTCGGGCACGCGGACGGGCCCGCTCCCGAGGCCCTGCTGCAGCACCCGCTCGGGGTCGCTGTGCTGCCCGACGGGACGGTGGCGATCTGCGACACCTACAACGGCGCTATCCGCCGCTACGAGCCGGACAGCGACGCGGTTTCCACCCTGGCCACCGAGGTGGCCGAACCCTCGGGGGCGATCACCGCGGAAGGCGAGCTGGTGGTGGTGGCCGGTGCCGCGCACCGGCTGGAGCGTCCGGTTCCGCCCGGAGTCACCGCGCGGCTGGTGGAAGGGGCCTCGCAGCGGGTGGCCCGCCCGGCCACCGAGATCGGACCGGGAGAGGTGGAACTCGTCGTGGTGTTCGACCCGCCCCCGGGGCAGAAGCTGGACGAGCGGTACGGCCCGTCGACTCGCCTGGAGGTGAGCTCCTCCCCGGAGGGGATGCTGGTCTCCGGAGCCGGATCCGGGACCGGGCTGAGCAGGAGGCTGGTGCTGGGCGACGGCTTCGAGCACGGGGTCCTGCACGTGGTGGCGCAGGCGGCCAGCTGCGATGACGACAGCGGCGTCGAGCACCCGGCCTGCCGGTTGACCAGGCAGGACTGGGGCGTGCCGGTGCGGGTCACCCCCGATGGAGCGGACAGGCTTCCGCTGGTCATGGGCGGTCTCGACGCGCAGTGA
- a CDS encoding GroES family chaperonin: protein MTDAKLEIQMLHDRVMVRVSEESGERRSSGGIVIPATAQVAKRLLWGEVYGVGSHVRSVQAGDQVLFNPEEQYEVEVQGDIYLVLRERDLHAVASEQTEQGTGLYL, encoded by the coding sequence GTGACCGATGCCAAGCTTGAGATCCAGATGCTGCATGACCGAGTCATGGTGCGGGTCTCCGAAGAATCCGGTGAACGTCGCAGTAGCGGCGGCATCGTCATCCCGGCGACCGCCCAGGTGGCCAAGAGGCTGCTCTGGGGCGAGGTCTACGGCGTGGGCAGTCACGTGCGGAGTGTCCAGGCCGGGGACCAGGTGCTGTTCAACCCCGAGGAGCAGTACGAGGTCGAGGTTCAGGGTGATATCTACCTGGTGCTTCGGGAGCGAGACCTGCACGCCGTGGCTTCCGAGCAGACCGAACAGGGGACCGGACTGTATCTTTGA
- a CDS encoding VanW family protein — translation MPEDHERPERTEGDREPRADEPTERIRFLSGDLSESAASGAAEGDRDSSSAPHRDEDGSPEGADDLSERDTKPRMRAPEQLGSTEAVEAVPDERPGGSGNGPEAGTGTGARSEEEPESDSERTDTIPVVPPDPVPAEQDTERTESIPVVTDKIPGPVAEPATTQVTSGQGVSPQAAFGHPGGEPPQLSGTEQYRAGQGGEPPFGMAWGTPGAGQQPEAAGGGDSRRNRTLLRALVAAGFTIGLLALLYIGDLAFSSGAVPRGTTVAGVDVGGLDRAAAERKLRSELDTTLSEPVELRVGKAQSSIDPQAAGLSMDWKATLDEAGSQPLNPVTRVTSFFTTREVTPVSNVDRESLRNELTEARSDLHREPVEGTIRFEGSEPTPVFPVTGRNVNVDQAMNVVVRDWASKGPVQLPFTTQEVKTTEAGVRRALENVAKPAVSGPVTVNGDGVQATLAPADIASALRFEPNDSGGLKWNLDVPSAKEVARPQLKSTLEESKSASFKFEDGKPKVQPSKKGRKIDWKKTFAPLDKKLTESGSDTVEAVYTDVPAELTTEKAKSLGIKEKVSTFTTKGFSKDSGTNIRRVAQEVDGAIVKPGETFSLNGHTGVRQKEQGYIASGIIKNGRPDEAVGGGISQFATTLFNASYFAGMKDVEHSEHSYYISRYPMGREATVFQRPDGTSVIDVKFKNVSDSGILIRTKWTPDSITVTFWGTKQYDVKSKTGDKTDVVKPEKKKLPAGEECISTKGKEGFTVHDTRVRKNLKTGEVTRNREKTVYEPQPIVECVEKPKE, via the coding sequence GTGCCGGAAGACCACGAACGCCCCGAACGCACCGAGGGTGATCGGGAACCGCGAGCGGACGAGCCGACCGAACGGATCCGGTTTCTTTCCGGTGATCTGAGCGAGAGCGCGGCATCCGGTGCCGCGGAAGGCGACCGGGACTCCAGCTCCGCTCCGCACCGGGACGAGGACGGTTCGCCGGAGGGCGCGGACGACCTTTCCGAACGGGACACCAAGCCCAGAATGCGGGCCCCGGAGCAGCTCGGCAGCACAGAGGCTGTGGAGGCCGTGCCGGACGAGCGCCCCGGCGGCTCCGGAAACGGCCCGGAAGCGGGCACGGGGACCGGTGCGCGGTCGGAGGAGGAGCCGGAGTCGGACAGCGAGCGCACCGACACGATCCCGGTGGTTCCCCCCGATCCCGTTCCAGCCGAGCAGGACACCGAGCGGACCGAGTCCATCCCGGTGGTGACCGACAAGATCCCCGGTCCGGTGGCCGAGCCCGCCACCACCCAGGTGACCTCCGGTCAGGGGGTCTCCCCCCAGGCGGCCTTCGGACACCCGGGCGGCGAACCGCCACAGCTGTCGGGGACCGAGCAGTACCGGGCCGGACAGGGCGGAGAACCCCCGTTCGGCATGGCCTGGGGGACACCCGGTGCGGGGCAGCAACCGGAGGCGGCAGGCGGCGGGGACTCCCGCCGCAACAGAACGCTGTTACGCGCGCTGGTCGCCGCGGGTTTCACGATCGGCCTGCTGGCGCTGCTCTACATCGGGGACCTGGCCTTCAGCAGCGGCGCCGTGCCGCGCGGCACCACGGTGGCCGGAGTGGACGTCGGCGGGCTGGACCGCGCGGCCGCCGAGCGGAAGCTGCGCTCCGAGCTCGACACGACGTTGAGCGAGCCCGTCGAGCTGCGCGTGGGCAAGGCCCAGAGCAGCATCGACCCGCAGGCGGCGGGGCTGTCGATGGACTGGAAGGCGACGCTGGACGAGGCCGGATCGCAACCGCTCAACCCGGTCACCCGGGTCACGTCCTTCTTCACCACCCGGGAAGTCACCCCGGTGAGCAATGTGGACCGGGAGAGCCTCCGGAACGAGCTGACCGAGGCGCGTTCCGATCTGCACCGCGAGCCGGTGGAGGGAACGATCCGCTTCGAGGGCTCCGAGCCCACGCCCGTGTTCCCCGTGACCGGGCGCAACGTCAACGTCGACCAGGCCATGAACGTGGTCGTGCGGGACTGGGCGAGCAAGGGGCCGGTCCAGCTGCCCTTCACCACGCAGGAGGTCAAAACCACCGAGGCCGGGGTGCGCAGGGCGCTGGAGAACGTCGCCAAGCCCGCCGTGTCCGGACCGGTGACCGTCAACGGTGACGGGGTGCAGGCCACCCTCGCTCCGGCCGACATCGCTTCCGCGCTGCGCTTCGAGCCGAACGACTCGGGCGGACTCAAGTGGAACCTGGACGTTCCCAGTGCCAAGGAGGTCGCCCGGCCGCAGCTGAAGTCGACCCTCGAGGAGAGCAAGAGCGCCTCGTTCAAGTTCGAGGACGGCAAGCCGAAGGTCCAGCCCTCGAAGAAGGGCAGGAAGATCGACTGGAAGAAGACCTTCGCCCCGCTGGACAAGAAGCTGACCGAGTCCGGCTCCGACACCGTCGAGGCCGTCTACACTGACGTCCCCGCGGAGCTGACCACCGAGAAGGCCAAGTCGCTCGGCATCAAGGAGAAGGTGAGCACCTTCACCACGAAGGGCTTCAGCAAGGACTCGGGGACGAACATCCGGCGGGTCGCCCAGGAGGTCGACGGAGCGATCGTCAAACCGGGTGAGACCTTCAGCCTCAACGGGCACACCGGTGTTCGGCAGAAGGAGCAGGGCTACATCGCCTCGGGCATCATCAAGAACGGACGCCCGGACGAGGCCGTCGGCGGTGGCATATCCCAGTTCGCGACGACCCTGTTCAACGCCTCCTACTTCGCGGGGATGAAGGACGTCGAGCACTCCGAGCACAGCTACTACATAAGCCGCTACCCGATGGGGCGCGAGGCCACGGTGTTCCAGCGTCCCGACGGCACCAGCGTGATCGACGTGAAGTTCAAGAACGTCTCCGACAGCGGGATCCTGATCCGCACCAAGTGGACCCCGGACTCGATCACCGTCACCTTCTGGGGGACCAAGCAGTACGACGTCAAGTCCAAGACCGGGGACAAGACCGACGTCGTCAAGCCCGAGAAGAAGAAGCTCCCCGCCGGGGAGGAATGCATCTCCACCAAGGGGAAGGAGGGCTTCACCGTGCACGACACCCGGGTTCGGAAGAACCTGAAAACCGGGGAGGTCACCAGGAACCGGGAGAAGACCGTTTACGAGCCGCAGCCGATCGTGGAGTGCGTCGAGAAGCCCAAGGAGTGA